One Alcanivorax sp. REN37 DNA window includes the following coding sequences:
- the ccoP gene encoding cytochrome-c oxidase, cbb3-type subunit III — translation MSNFWNVYIVIIVVGNLIGYGLLLIGNSRLSAEEAKQDTTGHTFDGIEERNQPLPRWWFIMFLMTIAFAFAYLALYPGLGSYKGALGWTSGGQWEEEVKMAKAHSDPLFKEFAKLPIEELIQYPEPMAVGARLFANNCAICHGSDARGARGYPNLTDDDWLYGGKPEDIVKSITFGRSGTMTPMLQALGGEDAVRDMAIYVQALSSERVANDPQNAGAIERSQPKFALCAACHGPTGEGNQLVGAPNLTDGIWLHSPRREDIEAIIRNGQVSHMPPHEGVLTAEQIHVIAAYVYSLSHSQPEK, via the coding sequence ATGAGCAATTTTTGGAACGTCTATATCGTCATCATCGTGGTCGGCAACCTGATCGGTTACGGTCTGCTGCTGATCGGCAACTCCCGCCTGTCCGCGGAAGAAGCCAAACAGGACACCACCGGCCACACCTTTGACGGTATTGAAGAGCGCAACCAACCGCTGCCGCGCTGGTGGTTCATCATGTTCCTGATGACCATCGCTTTCGCCTTCGCCTACCTCGCCCTGTACCCGGGCCTGGGCAGCTACAAGGGCGCGCTGGGCTGGACCAGTGGCGGGCAGTGGGAAGAAGAAGTGAAGATGGCCAAGGCCCACTCCGACCCGCTGTTCAAGGAGTTTGCCAAGCTGCCGATCGAGGAATTGATTCAGTACCCGGAGCCAATGGCAGTGGGCGCGCGGCTGTTTGCAAACAACTGTGCGATCTGCCACGGTTCTGACGCCCGCGGCGCCCGCGGGTACCCGAACCTGACCGATGACGACTGGCTCTACGGTGGCAAGCCTGAAGATATCGTGAAGAGCATCACCTTCGGCCGCAGCGGCACTATGACGCCAATGCTGCAAGCGCTGGGTGGTGAGGACGCGGTTCGCGACATGGCAATCTACGTTCAAGCGCTGTCCAGCGAACGCGTTGCCAATGATCCGCAGAACGCCGGCGCCATCGAGCGTTCACAACCGAAATTCGCCCTGTGTGCCGCTTGCCACGGCCCCACGGGAGAAGGGAATCAGCTGGTGGGTGCGCCCAACCTGACCGACGGCATCTGGCTGCATAGCCCGCGTCGGGAAGACATTGAGGCGATCATCCGCAACGGCCAGGTTAGTCACATGCCGCCCCACGAAGGCGTGCTGACTGCCGAGCAGAT
- a CDS encoding cbb3-type cytochrome oxidase subunit 3 — MSYYAIFTLVFFAAFITMVAWTFRPGRKKHYQELGALPVEDDKARMNNAVSGESHR, encoded by the coding sequence ATGAGCTATTACGCTATTTTCACGCTGGTTTTCTTTGCAGCGTTCATCACGATGGTGGCCTGGACGTTCCGTCCGGGCCGCAAGAAGCATTACCAGGAGCTGGGCGCGCTCCCCGTCGAAGACGATAAAGCCCGCATGAACAACGCTGTCTCTGGGGAGAGCCATCGATGA
- the ccoO gene encoding cytochrome-c oxidase, cbb3-type subunit II produces MSSNSKHAVIEKNVGLLIVLTLIIISFGGLVEIVPLFWQKATTQPIPTLRPYTALEMAGRDVYIREGCHVCHTQMVRPLRAETERFGPYTVAGEDVWEHPFLWGSKRTGPDLGRVGLRPITEQWHREHLRDPRSVVPESNMPAYPWLQRNKVNWATMERTLNVFQKNFGVPYTDEDIAEQLAKTREGGEWANVTEEDAVVAYLFSLGHARAEVK; encoded by the coding sequence ATGTCGAGCAATAGCAAACACGCCGTCATCGAGAAGAACGTTGGCCTGCTGATCGTGCTGACGCTGATCATCATCAGCTTCGGCGGCTTGGTCGAAATCGTGCCGCTGTTCTGGCAGAAGGCCACCACCCAGCCGATCCCGACCCTGCGCCCCTACACGGCGCTGGAAATGGCGGGCCGCGACGTTTACATCCGCGAAGGTTGCCACGTGTGCCACACCCAGATGGTACGCCCGCTGCGTGCTGAAACTGAGCGTTTCGGCCCGTACACCGTGGCTGGCGAAGACGTCTGGGAGCACCCGTTCCTGTGGGGCTCCAAGCGTACCGGTCCGGACCTTGGCCGCGTTGGCCTGCGCCCGATCACTGAACAGTGGCACCGTGAGCACTTGCGTGACCCGCGCTCAGTGGTACCGGAGTCGAACATGCCGGCCTACCCCTGGCTACAGCGCAACAAAGTGAACTGGGCCACCATGGAGCGCACCCTGAACGTGTTCCAGAAGAACTTCGGCGTGCCCTACACCGATGAAGACATTGCCGAGCAGCTGGCCAAGACCCGCGAAGGCGGCGAATGGGCAAATGTGACCGAAGAAGATGCCGTTGTTGCTTACCTGTTCTCTCTGGGCCATGCGCGTGCAGAGGTGAAGTGA
- the ccoN gene encoding cytochrome-c oxidase, cbb3-type subunit I, whose amino-acid sequence MQESTAPPVYNYSVIRKFAIMTVIWGIVGMFVGVWIAGQLAWPALNFELPWTSFGRLRPLHTNAVIFAFGGCALMGTSLYVAQRTCHTTLAFPRLANFVFWGYQLVIVLAAITLPLGYTSTKEYAELEWPIDILLGAVWISYAIVFFGTLAKRTTSHIYVANWFYGAFILAVALLHIVNSAAVPVSLFKSYSAYAGTIDAMVQWWYGHNAVGFFLTAGFLGMMYYYVPIQAQRPVYSYRLSIVHFWALIGIYMWAGGHHLHYSALPDWVQSVAMVFSIVLFAPSWGGMINGVMTLSGAWDKLRTDPIIRFLIVSLSFYAMATFEGPMMSIKTVNALSHNTDWTIGHVHSGALGWVAMISIGAMYVMIPRVFERKGMYSTSWINVHFWLATIGTVLYIAAMWVSGIMQGLMWRAVNQDGTLMYNFVQELAERQPFYIVRLVGGALFLLGMVLMAANVYLTIRGSRDAQGADNKLVEA is encoded by the coding sequence ATGCAAGAGTCAACCGCGCCTCCGGTGTACAACTACAGCGTTATCCGAAAATTCGCGATCATGACTGTGATCTGGGGCATCGTCGGCATGTTCGTCGGTGTCTGGATCGCAGGCCAACTCGCGTGGCCCGCCCTGAACTTCGAGCTTCCGTGGACCAGCTTCGGCCGTCTGCGCCCGCTCCACACCAACGCGGTGATCTTTGCCTTTGGTGGCTGTGCGTTGATGGGAACCTCCTTGTACGTTGCACAGCGCACCTGCCACACCACGCTGGCGTTCCCGCGCTTGGCGAACTTCGTGTTCTGGGGTTACCAACTGGTCATCGTCCTGGCAGCCATCACCCTGCCGCTGGGCTACACCAGCACCAAGGAATACGCAGAGCTGGAATGGCCGATCGACATCCTGCTGGGCGCGGTGTGGATTTCCTACGCCATCGTGTTCTTCGGCACCCTGGCCAAGCGCACCACCAGCCACATCTATGTGGCTAACTGGTTCTACGGCGCCTTCATCCTTGCCGTGGCGCTGCTGCACATCGTTAACAGTGCTGCGGTGCCGGTCAGCTTGTTCAAGTCCTACTCCGCTTACGCCGGCACCATCGATGCCATGGTGCAATGGTGGTACGGCCACAACGCCGTGGGCTTCTTCCTGACTGCCGGCTTCCTCGGCATGATGTACTACTATGTGCCGATTCAGGCGCAGCGTCCGGTGTACTCCTACCGCCTGTCTATCGTGCACTTCTGGGCATTGATCGGTATCTACATGTGGGCCGGCGGCCACCACCTGCACTACTCCGCACTGCCTGACTGGGTACAGTCGGTTGCCATGGTGTTCTCCATCGTGCTGTTCGCCCCGTCTTGGGGCGGCATGATCAACGGTGTCATGACCCTGTCCGGCGCCTGGGACAAGCTGCGTACCGACCCCATCATCCGCTTCCTGATCGTGTCCCTGTCGTTCTACGCCATGGCCACCTTTGAAGGCCCGATGATGTCGATCAAGACCGTGAATGCCCTGAGCCACAACACCGATTGGACCATCGGTCACGTGCACTCCGGCGCACTGGGCTGGGTAGCCATGATTTCCATCGGTGCTATGTATGTAATGATCCCGCGCGTGTTCGAGCGTAAGGGCATGTACTCCACCTCCTGGATCAACGTGCACTTCTGGCTCGCCACCATCGGCACCGTGCTCTACATCGCTGCGATGTGGGTATCCGGCATCATGCAGGGCCTGATGTGGCGCGCTGTGAACCAAGACGGCACCCTGATGTACAACTTCGTGCAAGAGCTGGCCGAGCGTCAGCCGTTCTACATCGTGCGTTTGGTCGGCGGTGCCCTGTTCCTGCTGGGCATGGTGCTGATGGCCGCGAACGTGTACCTCACCATCCGTGGCTCCCGTGACGCTCAGGGCGCTGACAACAAGCTGGTGGAGGCATAA
- a CDS encoding Rieske (2Fe-2S) protein, with protein sequence MSEVRLCARNELEEGAARGFQLGAHSVLAVVQDGQLHTYWNWCPHLGIELNFMPDQFLDDQAQFITCANHGALFEIESGECVSGPCHGEKLVAITHDIRDGDVWITLENAPA encoded by the coding sequence ATGTCCGAAGTGCGACTTTGTGCGCGCAACGAACTCGAGGAAGGCGCCGCACGCGGCTTCCAACTCGGTGCCCACTCGGTGCTGGCGGTAGTGCAGGACGGCCAGCTGCATACGTACTGGAACTGGTGCCCCCATCTGGGGATTGAGCTGAACTTCATGCCTGACCAGTTCTTGGACGACCAAGCTCAGTTCATTACCTGCGCAAACCATGGCGCTTTGTTCGAGATCGAATCCGGAGAGTGTGTATCGGGTCCGTGCCATGGGGAGAAACTGGTTGCGATCACCCACGACATCCGCGATGGGGATGTCTGGATCACGCTGGAGAACGCCCCGGCCTGA
- a CDS encoding adenosine kinase, with the protein MSPLYDVYAIGNALVDTEFVVSDAFLAEHGIAKSLMTLVPQAQQLRTIAALTASGEPRKRASGGSAANTAMTVQGLGGQSYYSCRVADDDTGAFYVNDLLSAGVGTNMHSHRPQGVSGTCLVMVTPDAERTMNTFLGISEQVSVDDLDEQALARSRWVYLEGYLVTSPSGRAAAIRLRELAEQHGVKVAMTLSDPSMVQLFRDGLSAMLGAGVDLLFCNEDEARQFTGTDSAEAALQALSAVARQVVVTCGARGALIFDSGTIHAVSGVPTQAVDTNGAGDTFAGAFLYAVARGRDVQTAGTLACHAASQVVSDFGPRLSGDALRSLRSQVLGE; encoded by the coding sequence ATGTCGCCCCTCTACGATGTGTACGCCATCGGCAACGCCCTGGTGGATACCGAATTCGTCGTCAGTGACGCCTTCCTTGCCGAGCACGGCATTGCCAAGAGCCTGATGACGCTGGTGCCCCAAGCGCAGCAGCTGCGTACCATCGCCGCCCTGACTGCCAGCGGTGAGCCGCGCAAACGCGCCAGCGGCGGCTCTGCCGCCAATACCGCAATGACGGTGCAAGGTCTGGGCGGACAGAGCTACTACTCCTGCCGCGTGGCCGACGATGACACCGGCGCCTTCTACGTGAATGACCTGTTAAGCGCCGGCGTCGGCACCAACATGCATTCGCACCGGCCGCAGGGCGTCAGTGGCACCTGTCTGGTCATGGTCACGCCGGACGCCGAGCGCACCATGAACACTTTCCTCGGCATCTCCGAGCAGGTGTCGGTGGACGACCTCGACGAACAAGCCCTAGCCCGCAGCCGCTGGGTCTACTTGGAAGGCTACCTGGTGACCTCGCCCAGCGGGCGCGCTGCGGCCATCCGGCTGCGCGAACTGGCCGAACAGCATGGCGTGAAGGTGGCGATGACGCTGTCAGACCCGTCCATGGTCCAATTGTTCCGCGACGGACTGTCGGCAATGCTGGGGGCTGGTGTCGACCTGCTGTTTTGCAATGAGGACGAGGCGCGCCAATTCACCGGCACCGACTCGGCGGAAGCGGCGCTGCAAGCGCTGTCCGCGGTCGCTCGCCAGGTGGTGGTGACCTGCGGCGCAAGGGGCGCATTAATTTTCGACAGTGGTACAATCCACGCCGTTTCTGGAGTGCCCACCCAGGCGGTGGACACCAACGGTGCCGGCGACACGTTCGCGGGCGCCTTTCTCTATGCAGTGGCGCGTGGCCGGGACGTGCAGACCGCCGGCACCTTGGCCTGCCATGCCGCCTCGCAAGTAGTGAGCGATTTCGGCCCCCGTTTGTCCGGGGACGCTTTGCGTTCACTACGTAGTCAAGTTCTGGGAGAGTAG